A stretch of the Odontesthes bonariensis isolate fOdoBon6 chromosome 5, fOdoBon6.hap1, whole genome shotgun sequence genome encodes the following:
- the LOC142380782 gene encoding neuronal pentraxin-2: protein MEIMTNSLPLRLHLLLTLFSLGNPVYATSGSDFGAHPRFMCTPIPVDTDPSCFPAGPGSGPGVGSAGPGGPSHQNVPPNSWWGASEEAKATVLHLRESLVQQKEIILDQRETIRELTAKLTLCEGFGRGVSPHDERHGPASRSHHAGTANLHTYTDNGHYGNLHGHHGNRNLIPDSPHYPSSVGGQRSDGGYGSSNQGKDKHVTPGDSTSSMEQMERMLQALKERLDNLQKRNTSSTYSSSLKELLQRKISTLEEQLHHHTVALGSPDHHDDDSSHRDDGAHHDDNHHNDNHHNDNHHNDNHHDNHRDDHNDEHHDDHGGNDNHTDHHDDNHSDDHHDADGDHDNSHHDDDGDHHSNEADSHSYLPQTGYRAPGPRTGFNSNKLETMLNQLHLAGSGRKKIKGLDAFQISFPMRTNYMYGRMKRTLLQEIFALTLCLWMKAGMGPGLGTPFSYSAPGQANELVLIEWGNNPVELLIDDKAVTLPLSLTDGKWHHVCVTWSTREGQWEAYQDGVQRGSGINLSPWHAIRPGGVFILGQEQDTLGGRFDATQSYVGEMSDLHMWSHVLSPSDIYGLASCGNHLQGDLITWSDTEVELHGGVARYPFDPCH from the exons ATGGAGATCATGACGAACTCTTTGCCTCTCCGGCTGCACCTTCTCCTGACACTGTTTTCTTTAGGTAACCCCGTTTACGCAACTTCAGGGTCTGACTTTGGAGCCCACCCACGCTTTATGTGCACCCCGATTCCTGTGGACACAGACCCTTCCTGCTTCCCTGCAGGTCCAGGTTCAGGTCCAGGTGTCGGGTCGGCGGGGCCTGGCGGACCGAGCCATCAAAATGTGCCTCCTAACAGCTGGTGGGGGGCAAGCGAAGAGGCCAAAGCCACCGTCCTGCACCTCAGGGAGAGCCTCGTTCAACAGAAAGAGATCATCCTGGACCAGAGGGAGACCATTAGAGAGCTGACAGCAAAGCTCACCCTGTGTGAAGGCTTTGGACGAGGCGTGTCGCCTCATGACGAGCGCCACGGCCCGGCCTCGCGCTCGCATCATGCAGGCACGGCCAATCTTCACACGTACACTGACAATGGGCACTATGGCAACCTCCATGGTCACCATGGAAACCGCAACCTCATACCGGACTCACCGCACTATCCCTCCTCTGTGGGGGGGCAACGATCTGATGGAGGGTACGGCAGCAGCAACCAGGGGAAGGATAAACATGTGACTCCGGGGGACAGCACGTCGTCAATGGAGCAGATGGAGAGGATGCTGCAGGCGCTGAAGGAGAGACTGGACAACCTTCAG AAGAGGAACACATCCTCCACATActccagctctctgaaggaGCTGCTGCAGAGGAAGATCAGCACcctggaggagcagctgcacCATCACACCGTCGCCCTCGGCAGCCCCGACCATCACGACGACGACTCCAGTCACAGAGACGACGGCGCTCATCACGACGACAACCACCACAATGACAACCACCACAATGACAACCACCACAATGACAACCACCACGACAACCACAGAGACGACCACAACGACGAGCATCACGACGATCATGGCGGCAATGACAACCACACAGACCATCACGATGACAACCACAGTGATGACCATCATGATGCAGATGGTGACCACGACAACAGCCATCAcgatgatgatggtgatcacCACAGTAATGAAGCAGACAGTCACAGTTACCTTCCACAGACAGGATACAGGGCGCCGGGGCCTCGGACTGGTTTCAACTCCAATAAACTGGAAACAATGCTCAATCAGCTGCATCTCGCAG GATCTGGCAGGAAGAAAATCAAGGGCCTTGATGCCTTCCAGATCAGCTTCCCCATGAGGACCAACTATATGTACGGGCGGATGAAGAGGACTCTGCTGCAGGAGATCTTCGCTCTGACTTTGTGTCTTTGGATGAAGGCGGGCATGGGGCCTGGACTGGGAACGCCTTTTTCTTACTCTGCCCCTGGACAGGCCAATGAACTGGTGCTTATCGAGTGGGGGAACAACCCCGTAGAGCTGCTGATCGACGACAAG GCCGTGACGCTGCCCCTGTCTCTGACTGATGGGAAGTGGCACCACGTGTGTGTGACGTGGTCAACAAGGGAAGGACAGTGGGAGGCCTACCAGGATGGCGTGCAGAGGGGATCTGGGATAAATCTCTCACCCTGGCATGCCATCAGACCCGGAGGGGTTTTCATCCTGGGACAGGAGCAG GACACTTTGGGAGGCCGTTTTGATGCCACTCAGTCATATGTGGGCGAGATGTCAGACCTGCACATGTGGTCACATGTCCTGAGTCCCAGTGACATCTACGGTCTGGCCTCCTGTGGCAACCACCTCCAAGGAGACCTCATCACCTGGTCCGACACAGAGGTGGAGCTTCACGGTGGCGTTGCCAGATACCCATTTGATCCCTGTCACTGA